One genomic window of Manihot esculenta cultivar AM560-2 chromosome 16, M.esculenta_v8, whole genome shotgun sequence includes the following:
- the LOC110603786 gene encoding uncharacterized protein At2g24330, which produces MAEDKAIAEGEKNEPRVIDKKKRKGVMSRIWSGIFRFHGDDIEKRLQNISKEEAAVLSRMKRRSLTWRKMTRHLIVFSVIFEVIAVGYAIMTTRSMDLNWKVRAFRVLPMFLLPGLSSLAYSAFVSFARMCERKDQKTLERLQAERQAKIDELKERTNYYTTQQLIQRYDSDPAAKAAAATVLASKLGADSGLQVYVEDEAKLNIPTGKSNDVELVQMSSLRNRKQVHTRSSSAGSASAFHSDEEMLGAAQGEGLPEHNELVFEHDNLQASTVHDGGWIARLAALLVGEDPTQSYALICGNCHMHNGLARKEDFPYITYYCPHCHTLNQPKQSEDRVSGFNSPTSGNLIAGGYAEAINKTSNSTSGSSSPIRACSENEEVIERPTSGELVS; this is translated from the exons ATGGCAGAGGACAAAGCCATAGCAGAGGGTGAAAAGAATGAACCGAGAGTAATTGATAAAAAGAAGCGCAAGGGCGTTATGTCTCGCATCTGGAGTGGCATTTTTAGATTCCATGGAGACGATATTGAGAAGAGACTGCAAAATATTTCTAAGGAAGAAGCTGCGGTGTTATCTAGGATGAAAAGGAGATCACTTACCTGGAGGAAGATGACCAGGCATCTCATTGTTTTCTCTGTcatttttgag GTAATTGCAGTAGGCTATGCTATAATGACTACTAGATCAATGGATTTGAATTGGAAGGTGAGGGCATTTCGAGTTTTGCCAATGTTTCTTTTGCCTGGTCTATCCTCCCTTGCTTATTCAGCATTTGTGAGCTTCGCAAGGATGT GTGAGCGCAAAGATCAGAAAACTCTAGAAAGGCTGCAGGCTGAGAGGCAAGCAAAAATTGATGAGCTTAAAGAGAGGACAAATTACTACACTACACAGCAACTCATTCAG AGATATGATTCTGATCCAGCAGCAAAGGCAGCTGCTGCAACTGTCCTCGCATCTAAGTTGGGTGCTGATTCTGGCTTGCAAGTGTATGTGGAAGATGAAGCTAAGCTTAATATTCCAACGGGGAAGAGTAATGATGTTGAGTTGGTGCAAATGAGTAGCCTTAGAAACAGAAAGCAAGTGCACACTAGATCCAGTAGTGCAGGGAGTGCTTCAGCGTTTCATTCTGATGAAGAAATGCTAGGCGCTGCACAAGGTGAAGGTCTTCCTGAGCATAATGAACTTGTCTTTGAGCATGACAATCTACAGGCTTCTACTGTGCATGATGGGGGATGGATTGCTCGATTAGCAGCATTACTTGTGGGTGAGGATCCTACGCAGTCATATGCACTGATATGTGGAAACTGCCACATGCACAATG GGCTTGCCAGGAAGGAGGATTTTCCTTACATTACTTATTACTGCCCACATTGTCATACCCTGAATCAGCCAAAACAATCAGAAGACCGTGTTTCTGGTTTTAATTCCCCCACTTCGGGTAATTTGATAGCTGGAGGTTATGCTGAAGCAATAAACAAGACCAGCAATTCCACTAGTGGCAGCAGCAGCCCTATTAGAGCTTGTTCGGAGAATGAGGAAGTAATTGAAAGACCAACATCAGGGGAGTTGGTGAGTTAA